TATCGAATCACAGGGCGGCGCGATTTGGCAAATCATCCTATTGACAGAGCGATAATAGAAGCACTTTGGCGGCAAAGATGGTAAGAGCGGTCTTGACAAGACACGGGGTGAACTCTACGCTAAAGGACAAGCTGGCAATGGGAGACGTTTTTTGGGACGTGTGCCGGCCTTTTCCGGGGATTAACCTATGCCTGACCATGCGCCGCACCATTCGGAACGGCTTATCGTTGTGGTGGTCGCAATAGACACCTTCGACGACCCCGAGGTCTTGGACCTGAATTGCGCCGTGAATGACGCGGAAAGCGTCGTGCATGCCCTGTCGTCGACACACCCTTCGCATCGCCTGCTCATGCGTGTGCTGGCCTCTCCCCCGCGCATTGAAGGCGCGCTCGAACCGACGCGTTCCAATGTGCTGCAAGCCATCGAGTGGGCGGCGGCCGAAGCGCGGGCGGACGATACCCTCATGCTCTATTTCGCCGGCCACGGCGGCCTCCATCAGGGGCGGCTCTTTCTCCTGCCCAAGGATGGGCGCTGGGGGGTGACCGGCGCCGGGGCACCGGAATCGGCCCTGGTGTTTCTGGATGACATGCAGTCTTACTTCACGGATCATCCGTGCGCCAGAAGGGTCATGTTCGTGGACTGCTGCCAGGATCCGCTGCAACAGAACAATGTCCCGGTACCCGCGACCGGCGCGGTCTCGCAACCGGCGAATTCCCGGGACCTGGACATGGGAAACAGGTTCGCGGCCGCACAATCGCAGTGCGCACCCCAGCTGCGCGCGGAGGGGTGGACCGTCGTCCTCTCTTGCAGTCCAGGGGAGCGTTCGCTCGAAGACCCGCACTGGGGCCATCACGGGATATTCTCGCATTTTCTGGCGGCTGGGCTCTGCGGAGAAGCCGACTTGGACCGCGATTCGGTCGTGTCGCTGGGTGAACTGGTGCAGTATCTGGCGAACCGCGTGCCCGCGCAGGCCGCGGCCCTTCTCACGGAATCGAGGGAGAACTGCCCCCGCGACGGCGGCAGACACATGGCGCAGCAGAGCCAGATGCCCGCGGTTGTCTGGGCAGGCCCCGCATTTGTCCCGCTCACGCGGACCATCGACGAAGGGCGCGCGCCGTTCAGCCGCGACGTACTGCGCGTCTGGCCCCGGTTTCTTCGCGAAAACCTCCCCTATGCGCTGCCCGTTCAAGGCATGCTCCGGTACGGAATCGGCGTCCTCTACGGCGCCGTTATGGCCGTCACCGCGGGGCTGGCTCTCCCGTTCCAAGCGTACGGCGCCACCCTCGGCGTCTCCCTTGTCCTGGGCGCCCTGAGCGGGTTCCTCTGGCACGCGGCATATGGGTTGATTGCGGCTTCGCTACAGACTCGCTGGCACGCCGGCGGGTATTTCGCCGGCGGAATACTCCTGGCCTGGCACGGTGTTGTCCTGGTCTTTCTCGCCTGTTGCTGGGCGGCCGCCGCAACTCTTGCCGCGGGAGAAGCCGTTCTTGCGAGCGCCGGCCTCAACCTGTTCGCGGTCATCGCCATTCTGGTGCTGTTTGCGTTCAACTCCATACAAGCTAACGCGAGCCTCGCCTGCCTCGCGGAACGCAACGAGCGCGTGGTATTGCGCCGAGCCTTCATGCAATTGGAAGAACGATGGATGCTCGCGGACCTGCCGAATCCCATTGCCATGGTCAGCGCGCACCCGCGTCTTGTGCAGTACTTGGCCCTCGCATGCAGCGTGGGGCCCTTCCTTCACGCGGTCCACGCGATGCTGGTACAATCCGAAACAGCGCAAAGCGGATGGCCGGTCTTTCGCGATGTGCTCCTGCTCATCCTGATACATTGGCCCGTGCCGTGGTTCGGCGCGGGGTATCACGCCATTCGCGCCCAGTTGCTGCCTGACCGGTGAGAGGAACCTTGCCCATGGAACACGCGTGGATGATGAAACGGCTGCTCGGCCTGCAACTGGC
Above is a genomic segment from Candidatus Hydrogenedentota bacterium containing:
- a CDS encoding caspase family protein gives rise to the protein MPDHAPHHSERLIVVVVAIDTFDDPEVLDLNCAVNDAESVVHALSSTHPSHRLLMRVLASPPRIEGALEPTRSNVLQAIEWAAAEARADDTLMLYFAGHGGLHQGRLFLLPKDGRWGVTGAGAPESALVFLDDMQSYFTDHPCARRVMFVDCCQDPLQQNNVPVPATGAVSQPANSRDLDMGNRFAAAQSQCAPQLRAEGWTVVLSCSPGERSLEDPHWGHHGIFSHFLAAGLCGEADLDRDSVVSLGELVQYLANRVPAQAAALLTESRENCPRDGGRHMAQQSQMPAVVWAGPAFVPLTRTIDEGRAPFSRDVLRVWPRFLRENLPYALPVQGMLRYGIGVLYGAVMAVTAGLALPFQAYGATLGVSLVLGALSGFLWHAAYGLIAASLQTRWHAGGYFAGGILLAWHGVVLVFLACCWAAAATLAAGEAVLASAGLNLFAVIAILVLFAFNSIQANASLACLAERNERVVLRRAFMQLEERWMLADLPNPIAMVSAHPRLVQYLALACSVGPFLHAVHAMLVQSETAQSGWPVFRDVLLLILIHWPVPWFGAGYHAIRAQLLPDR